A region from the Rosa rugosa chromosome 6, drRosRugo1.1, whole genome shotgun sequence genome encodes:
- the LOC133715207 gene encoding vesicle-associated protein 1-3-like, whose product MSTGDLLSIQPTELKFPFELKKQSSCSLQLTNKTDKYVAFKVKTTNPKKYCVRPNAGVVLPGSTCDVTVTMQAQKEAPPDMQCKDKFLLQSVVAPDGSTTKDITPEMFNKDDGKVVEEFKLRVIYFPANPPSPVPEGSDEGSSPRAVVENGTQNPSLFDAVSRSLEEPKEKSSEAWSMISKLTEEKTSALQQNQKLRQELELVRKEISKSSGGGYSLVFVVLFGLLGILVGFFIKKT is encoded by the exons ATGAGCACCGGAGATCTCCTCAGCATTCAGCCCACGGAGCTCAAATTCCCAT TTGAACTCAAGAAGCAGAGTTCGTGTTCTTTGCAATTGACCAACAAAACAGATAAATATGTGGCATTTAAG GTTAAGACAACCAATCCAAAGAAGTATTGTGTCAGACCCAATGCTGGTGTTGTTTTGCCCGGATCGACATGTGATGTTACAG TTACGATGCAAGCCCAAAAGGAGGCACCCCCAGATATGCAGTGTAAGGACAAATTTCTTCTTCAAAGTGTTGTTGCGCCAGATGGTTCAACTACAAAAGACATAACTCCTGAAATG TTCAACAAGGATGATGGTAAAGTTGTGGAAGAGTTCAAGTTGCGGGTAATTTACTTTCCTGCCAACCCCCCGTCACCTGTCCCTGAAGGATCTGATGAGGGCTCTTCTCCCAGGGCAGTGGTTGAGAATGGGACTCAAAATCCTTCCTTGTTTGATGCT GTGTCAAGATCTCTTGAGGAACCAAAAGAGAAATCTTCAGAG GCATGGTCTATGATATCCAAGTTGACCGAAGAGAAGACTTCTGCTTTACAACAAAACCAGAAACTACGTCAAGAACTG GAACTGGTGAGAAAAGAAATCAGCAAAAGCAGTGGCGGTGGATATTCATTAGTGTTTGTAGTGCTCTTTGGTCTTTTGGGTATCTTGGTTGGTTTCTTCATCAAGAAAACATAG
- the LOC133717681 gene encoding probable LRR receptor-like serine/threonine-protein kinase At3g47570, producing the protein MDLSLLFLRLSKRKTIGRNKMLSFLRFRRKNNAIVPAHWSYLRVDLLPVSYSALSEATDKFSSRNLIGVGSFGSVYKVALVTPFDRTYLFLAKYDRVHLVAVKVFNLSRHGASRSFITECEVLRNIRHRNVVKIVTACSSVDFYGNEFKALVYQYMEKGSLEEWLHTTSGTQQVRRAPKKLNLYQRLSIAIDVACAVEYLHNHCETPIVHCDIKPSNVLLDKEFTAHLSDFGLARFLSRTKNDFAIGLRGSVGYAAPEYGMGGEVSTYGDLYSFGILLLEIFSGKKPTDEMFCDGSNFRSFCKAALSKGVTKIADPVLLQEGKGAASIIGIRDEEIEECSSEFFRIFEECLSEIFRIGIGCSTESPRDRLDIRDVVFSLRYIRERLPCLLRRGNVYL; encoded by the exons ATGGATCTGTCTTTGCTGTTTCTTCGTTTGTCAAAAAGGAAAACCATAGGACGGAACAAAATGTTGTCATTTCTTCGTTTCAGAAGAAAGAATAATGCCATAGTACCTGCTCATTGGAGCTATTTGAGGGTGGATCTTTTGCCAGTGTCATATAGTGCTCTTTCAGAAGCTACTGATAAATTTTCTTCAAGAAATTTGATTGGTGTGGGTAGTTTTGGGTCCGTTTACAAAGTAGCTCTTGTTACCCCATTTGATAGAACTTACCTTTTTTTGGCCAAATATGATCGCGTTCATCTTGTTGCTGTGAAGGTGTTTAACTTGTCACGCCATGGAGCTTCGAGGAGTTTCATAACCGAATGCGAGGTGTTAAGAAATATCAGGCATCGAAATGTGGTCAAGATTGTAACTGCATGTTCTAGTGTCGATTTTTATGGTAATGAATTCAAGGCTCTGGTGTATCAGTACATGGAGAAGGGGAGCTTAGAggagtggttgcatacaacttCTGGAACACAACAGGTAAGACGTGCACCTAAGAAATTAAATCTTTATCAGAGGTTAAGCATAGCAATTGATGTTGCTTGTGCGGTAGAATATCTTCATAATCATTGCGAAACTCCAATAGTTCATTGTGATATCAAGCCAAGCAATGTTCTTCTGGACAAGGAGTTTACCGCACATTTATCTGACTTTGGACTAGCAAGGTTTCTCTCAAGAACGAAAAATGATTTTGCAATCGGTTTAAGAGGATCTGTAGGTTATGCCGCGCCAG AGTATGGAATGGGAGGTGAGGTGTCAACATATGGTGACTTGTACAGCTTCGGCATTCTCTTGTTAGAGATATTTTCAGGGAAGAAGCCCACTGATGAGATGTTCTGTGACGGATCAAACTTTCGTAGTTTTTGTAAGGCTGCTTTGTCAAAAGGAGTTACAAAAATTGCAGATCCAGTGCTTCTTCAAGAAGGCAAAGGGGCCGCAAGCATTATCGGCATAAgagatgaagaaattgaagaatgCTCGAGTGAGTTCTTTAGAATATTTGAAGAATGCTTGAGTGAGATCTTTAGAATTGGTATCGGGTGTTCTACTGAATCACCAAGAGACCGATTGGATATCAGAGATGTTGTATTTTCATTGCGTTACATTAGGGAACGTTTACCTTGTCTTTTAAGAAGGGGGAACGTATATCTTTGA